In Mucinivorans hirudinis, the DNA window ATTGTAAATGATATGCTTATTCTACCGCTTACGAAAGAGGGTTCAGAATTAAAGAAATAGATAACCCTGCAGGCAATTATCTGCGAGGTTGCTTGCCTCGTCTTAACCCAACTTCAACGCAGTATGTATGCAAATTTGCTGTTCTTTAAGCCTTATCTGTTTTTGGCTTTCTGCGTGGGTACTACGGATTTTTCAATTCGGAGGTGGTGGTGCAGTTTTGATTGTGTGTCGTCTAAATGGTATGGGGTTGTATCCGAGGATTCGATATAGTTCCGAGGCGGCATCTGTTGGGTCTGAACAGATACGTAGTTCTATTTGTTCTCCGAGTGCGTTTTCTGCTTTTGTGGTGATAGCCTTTTGGGTGGATAGGATGCGTTTTAATTCAGCCCAGTAATGGGTTATGCCTTGTAACTTTAGTTTGTGTCGAACTGTGTTTAAAATCCAGTATGATAGCAGTCCGAAGAATAGATGGGCATCGGAGTTGTCATCTGTCTGATGGTAGATGGGGCGCAATTCCAGGTCTGTTTTGAGTTGCCGGTTTGATGTCTCTATCTCTCTAATCAAGTTATAGTACTCCCACGTAGTTCGCTCGTCAAGGGTGGCTACGTTGGTGCGCAGGAAGTATGTACCAAAGCCTTGCTCAGCCTGGTCTTGGCTGATTTTGATTTGCCATCTGCCTCATCATAACTTGCTCGTGCGGAATCAATCTTGCCGCTATCCTTTATCTGACTCCAAAACTTCTCGATGTATCCACGAACCTTTTCACTGTACTCTCCTCTGGGATCGGCAGTAAACATCGCCTGCTGAGCTGGGATATACGCACTCTGCTCTATCATATAGGTCAGACCGCGGCAATCTGCACAATCTCATCGCTGCACAAATCGGGAAGATAGCCCGGAGTCAACATTACACGGGTATGCACACGTCCTATAACGTCACGGAAGGACTCCTTGATTTTATAATAAGGGAGTTCCCTGCCGTGCTCGGCGCTCAAGCGTATGTTCGATGTGAAGTACATGCCCGCTAAGGTACAACATAAAATTTACTCCCGTGGGTATTACAAAGCACTTCACCAAATAAGCATCTTCTGAAAATCAACTCAATAGTATGAAATCACCCCCATTTTTGAGCAAAAAAACACCGAAAAAACTTTTTGGCGTTGAAGTTGGGTTAGGTGTTCCGCCCAAAATTTGCCCTTTACACCGCAAAATATAAAATAAATTTTGATAATTAAAAAAACAGTTGTATATTTGCAATAATAAAAATATAACTATTATGAGGAGAGAACTAAAAACAAACGAGCTTACGCGTGCCGAGTTAGAGATTATGCAGGCTATTTGGGAGCTTGGCGAATGTTTTCTTGGAGAGATTACCGAGGCTATTGCCGAGCCCAAGCCTGCCTATAATACGGTGGCATCGACACTCAAGGTGTTGGTTAACAAAGGATATGTGGGCTACAGGGTGTGGAACAAGTCACATCAATACTTTGCCGTTTTACGAAAAGATGATTATCGTGCCACCACTCTGCGCCACACTCTCGGCCGCTTTTTTGACAACTCGCCCGCACAATTGGTCGCTTTTCTGAATGATAGCGGAACGCTTACAAACAAGGAATATGAGGATTTGAGAGAGATTGCACGTCAAATTGTAGAATCTAAAAAATAGTAATACAATGTTTTCATTAGGCTTTTTCGTGGATCTTCAGATTTCGCTCATTGTGCTTTGG includes these proteins:
- a CDS encoding Replicative DNA helicase, intein-containing, which encodes MYANLLFFKPYLFLAFCVGTTDFSIRRWWCSFDCVSSKWYGVVSEDSI
- a CDS encoding MecI family transcriptional regulator; this translates as MRRELKTNELTRAELEIMQAIWELGECFLGEITEAIAEPKPAYNTVASTLKVLVNKGYVGYRVWNKSHQYFAVLRKDDYRATTLRHTLGRFFDNSPAQLVAFLNDSGTLTNKEYEDLREIARQIVESKK